GTGGCCGTAGGCGATCAGCCCGCCGGCCGCGCCGATGCTCCGCGACGGCAGGTACGCGTGCTCACGTCTCATGATCTGTGCCTACCGCTGACGCTCCACGAGGTACTCATGACGCCTGCCTACCGTTCTTGGCCTGCGAGGGGCTGCGGTTCCCTCCGCGGTGGGTCGGTCGGAAGATCCGGGCACACGCCGTGGACGTGACCGTCGCGTCGAGCACTCATGCAAGCGCCCGTTCGATCAGATCGGTGAGGTGAGGATCGAAACTGTCGCGCCAGGCAACCCAGTTGTGCCCGTCGCGATGCTCGGCGAAGCCGACGTCGTATCCCTGCATCGACAGCGCGTCGCGCATGCGCCGGTTGTTGGCCAGGTTCTCCTCGACGGTGCCGCAGGTCATGCCCACCGGCACCGGCCGCGACCAGGTCGCGGCCCCGCACACGTCGTCGACGAACGCGGCAATGCGGTCGAAGCGGAAGAAGCCGGACTCCTGCCCGTCGGTGCGCTGCTGGAAGAAGCTGCCCGACTGCAGGAACAGGGCACCGAACAGGTCCGGGTACCGACGGTGAGCGTGCAGCGTGGCGAGCGCGCCGAGGCTCGCGCCGACGCCGATGCGCCACGCGCGTCCGTCCCGGCGCGGGCGCGGTTGGGGCGCCAGCCAGTCGAGCACGGGCATCAGCCCGCGTGCCAGCGCACGCCCGTACGTCGGCGATGCCGCGTAGTGCTCGTTGCGATCGACGGGTGGGATGAGCAGCACGCGCAGGGGCGGCACACGGTCCTGGCT
The nucleotide sequence above comes from Euzebyales bacterium. Encoded proteins:
- a CDS encoding alpha/beta hydrolase-fold protein, producing MSSVGPVVDATEILFRLRLPSDHIRRVRLCQQLARPRVGPVMQPLGPATGADNGERLWHGRLRRPEVDRLEYQFEVELADGTRELTLDPHNPLRAPGPFGEKSVVELPGYRPPLWLDADPVPGRYLALGIASDQLGGTVNVGLWASPQLDVEHEAPLIVAHDGLEYDRYSSLLRFVNAMISQDRVPPLRVLLIPPVDRNEHYAASPTYGRALARGLMPVLDWLAPQPRPRRDGRAWRIGVGASLGALATLHAHRRYPDLFGALFLQSGSFFQQRTDGQESGFFRFDRIAAFVDDVCGAATWSRPVPVGMTCGTVEENLANNRRMRDALSMQGYDVGFAEHRDGHNWVAWRDSFDPHLTDLIERALA